The following are encoded together in the Pseudoalteromonas shioyasakiensis genome:
- a CDS encoding mechanosensitive ion channel domain-containing protein encodes MDFVEFFNEQYHLIVTVIAVLLYPLLRKTTKKLLLKAIKGKADPHREYRAELLLNIILAIVMLCLVLVFWGIELRGLLVLGSSIFAMLGVALFAAWSLLSNLTAFLLMFIQNDCRVGFWVRVIDGANFLEGRIIEMGLMNVVLEHVDGHKVIYPNNIFVTRPVMVLKTPPTATKAPTIKRILGPKK; translated from the coding sequence TTGGACTTCGTCGAATTCTTTAACGAGCAATATCATTTAATCGTGACTGTTATCGCGGTTTTGCTCTACCCGCTACTGCGTAAAACCACCAAAAAGCTGCTGTTAAAAGCAATTAAAGGCAAGGCTGATCCGCATCGCGAATACCGCGCTGAGCTGTTGCTCAATATCATTCTTGCCATTGTTATGCTGTGTTTAGTGCTAGTTTTTTGGGGTATAGAATTACGCGGCTTATTAGTACTTGGCTCATCAATTTTTGCCATGTTAGGTGTCGCGCTTTTTGCCGCCTGGTCGTTACTAAGTAACCTAACAGCCTTCTTGTTGATGTTTATTCAAAACGACTGCCGTGTTGGCTTTTGGGTGAGAGTAATTGACGGTGCAAATTTCTTAGAAGGCCGCATTATCGAAATGGGCTTGATGAATGTCGTACTTGAGCATGTTGATGGTCACAAAGTGATTTACCCAAACAACATCTTTGTCACCCGCCCTGTAATGGTGTTAAAGACCCCACCTACAGCGACTAAAGCGCCAACCATAAAACGTATTTTAGGCCCCAAAAAGTAA
- a CDS encoding succinylglutamate desuccinylase/aspartoacylase family protein, which produces MAKVKKNTPFSILGDTVGVGERKTFAIEAAKLYTHSPLNIPIEVVNGVQQGPVLMVCAAIHGDELNGVEVVRQLLAKIDPEQLRGTIIAVPIVNVFGFIHKSRYLPDRRDMNRSFPGSTRGSLAGRMANAFFTQVAMHCTHIIDLHTGAIHRTNLPQIRANLSDPATAAMAKAFGTPAVIDASLRNGSLRSEAANLGIPVITYEAGEALRFDPIAIAAGVQGVDYVMRHLKMVRGKRAKKLPEPIIASSTSWIRAEVDGIVRAQVSLGERVMKGQVLAYISSPLGDAELELLAPRSGIVIGQQTMPLVNEGDAVFHLAYFAHANSLVEQQLENFIDEISDIEDELKTADLNN; this is translated from the coding sequence GTGGCTAAGGTTAAGAAAAATACACCGTTTTCAATTTTAGGCGATACGGTGGGTGTTGGCGAACGTAAAACATTTGCAATTGAAGCTGCCAAGCTTTACACCCACTCGCCGTTAAATATTCCAATTGAAGTCGTCAATGGTGTGCAGCAAGGACCTGTATTAATGGTGTGTGCTGCAATTCACGGTGATGAGCTCAATGGTGTTGAGGTTGTTAGGCAGTTGCTTGCTAAAATCGATCCTGAGCAATTGCGCGGTACTATTATTGCGGTACCGATTGTGAATGTGTTTGGTTTTATTCATAAGTCACGCTACTTACCAGACCGTCGTGACATGAACCGCAGTTTTCCGGGCTCAACGCGTGGCTCGTTAGCTGGGCGAATGGCGAATGCGTTTTTTACTCAAGTGGCGATGCATTGTACGCATATTATTGATTTACACACAGGGGCAATTCACCGAACTAACTTGCCGCAAATTCGCGCTAATTTGAGCGACCCTGCAACGGCAGCCATGGCAAAAGCATTTGGCACTCCAGCAGTGATTGATGCGTCACTTCGAAATGGTTCATTACGCAGTGAAGCGGCCAATTTAGGCATACCCGTTATTACCTACGAAGCCGGTGAAGCGCTGCGCTTTGACCCAATTGCTATTGCTGCAGGTGTGCAAGGTGTTGACTATGTGATGCGCCATTTAAAAATGGTGCGCGGTAAGCGTGCTAAAAAGCTACCAGAGCCGATTATTGCAAGCTCGACGAGTTGGATACGTGCCGAAGTTGACGGTATTGTTCGTGCACAAGTATCACTGGGTGAGCGAGTAATGAAAGGGCAGGTTCTCGCTTATATAAGCAGCCCACTTGGTGATGCTGAACTTGAACTACTCGCGCCGCGAAGTGGTATTGTGATTGGTCAGCAAACTATGCCGCTTGTAAACGAGGGGGATGCCGTATTCCACCTTGCTTACTTTGCTCACGCTAACAGCCTAGTTGAGCAACAGCTCGAAAACTTTATTGATGAAATAAGTGATATTGAAGACGAGTTAAAGACCGCAGATTTAAATAACTAA
- the rimK gene encoding 30S ribosomal protein S6--L-glutamate ligase — MKLGILSRNQNLYSTRRLIEAAEQRGHEVKVIDALRCYMNINSEQPEIHYRGENLKDFDAIVPRIGSSVTFYGCAVLRQFEMMGVFPVNESVAITRSRDKLRSLQLLSRKGVGMPVTGFASKPDDVKDLLSMVGGTPVVIKLLEGTQGIGVVLAETRKAAESVIEAFMGLKANIMVQEYIKEAGGADIRCFVLGDKVIAAMKRQAQEGEFRSNLHRGGSATLVRITPEERKTAVAAAKAMGLNVAGVDLLRSARGPLVMEVNSSPGLEGIEVATGKDIAGMIVEFIEKTAASKKTATRGKG, encoded by the coding sequence ATGAAACTTGGTATTTTATCTCGCAACCAAAATTTATATTCAACACGTCGCTTAATTGAAGCAGCAGAGCAGCGTGGCCACGAAGTGAAAGTAATTGATGCACTTCGTTGTTATATGAACATCAATTCAGAGCAGCCTGAAATCCATTACCGTGGTGAAAATTTAAAGGATTTTGACGCTATCGTGCCGCGTATTGGTTCGTCAGTGACTTTTTATGGCTGTGCGGTATTACGTCAGTTTGAAATGATGGGTGTATTCCCTGTCAATGAATCTGTGGCGATCACTCGCTCACGCGACAAGTTACGTTCACTTCAGCTACTCTCTCGTAAAGGTGTGGGTATGCCAGTGACAGGCTTTGCAAGTAAACCAGATGACGTAAAAGATTTATTAAGCATGGTGGGTGGCACGCCAGTCGTTATTAAGCTACTTGAAGGTACCCAAGGTATCGGTGTGGTATTAGCTGAAACACGCAAAGCTGCAGAAAGTGTAATCGAAGCGTTTATGGGCTTAAAAGCCAACATCATGGTGCAAGAGTATATCAAAGAAGCGGGCGGTGCTGATATTCGCTGCTTTGTATTAGGCGATAAAGTAATTGCCGCCATGAAGCGTCAAGCGCAAGAAGGTGAATTCCGCTCTAACTTACACCGTGGTGGTAGTGCGACTTTGGTTCGTATTACTCCAGAAGAAAGAAAAACAGCTGTTGCTGCAGCTAAAGCGATGGGCTTAAACGTAGCGGGTGTTGATTTACTTCGCTCTGCACGTGGTCCATTGGTGATGGAAGTAAACTCATCACCTGGTCTTGAAGGTATTGAAGTTGCAACCGGTAAAGACATTGCAGGCATGATTGTCGAGTTTATTGAAAAAACAGCGGCATCAAAGAAAACAGCAACTCGTGGTAAAGGTTAA
- a CDS encoding ATP-dependent zinc protease family protein, translating to MSAKIIVGWREWLGLPELGIEKIKAKVDTGARTSCIHAFDIEEFSENGEAWVKFTTHPLQDDVETTVECRAKVVERKYVTSSSGQRELRYFIETKLVAGTQSWPVKVTLSNRSTMKFRMLLGRTAMENRIVVDPALSHLL from the coding sequence ATGAGCGCAAAAATTATTGTTGGCTGGCGAGAATGGCTTGGCCTGCCTGAACTGGGAATAGAAAAAATCAAAGCAAAAGTTGATACCGGAGCAAGAACTTCATGTATTCATGCTTTTGACATTGAGGAATTTTCAGAAAATGGCGAAGCATGGGTGAAATTTACTACCCATCCTCTACAAGACGATGTAGAAACAACGGTAGAGTGTCGCGCCAAAGTAGTTGAGCGTAAGTATGTGACCAGTTCAAGCGGTCAGCGTGAGCTACGCTACTTTATTGAAACAAAATTAGTCGCAGGAACCCAAAGCTGGCCTGTAAAGGTGACTTTAAGTAACCGTTCAACAATGAAGTTTAGAATGTTGTTAGGGCGTACAGCAATGGAAAATCGCATAGTCGTTGATCCGGCTTTATCTCATTTATTATAG
- the zntB gene encoding zinc transporter ZntB → MINGLLHVLILDEQGGARAIDNSTELQNWQPEHGKLWVHMDYSQAEAVEWLEQSNLLTDFELESLIADETRPRLSKVTNGNMLFLRGVNLNPAQSPEDMVSLRLFINENILITTRKRRLLSVQDVVESFADSNGPISISELVCQLAQNLTSRMQAVIDSLDDTLDGFEDEIDEPNKGFDHQSLAQIRRQTIALKRYLRPQKEALITLLNNKYKWLDEDDKARLNETTNMLIRYLEELDSSIERAQIIQQAITSQVSEQLNQRMYVMSVVAALFLPLGFLTGLLGVNVGGIPGTESPYAFSFFIIFLVVLTVGIGIYFKNKKWL, encoded by the coding sequence ATGATCAATGGGTTACTTCATGTCTTAATTTTAGACGAACAAGGCGGTGCACGTGCTATTGACAATAGTACTGAGCTGCAAAATTGGCAACCCGAACACGGAAAACTTTGGGTGCACATGGATTACAGCCAAGCTGAAGCCGTTGAGTGGCTTGAGCAAAGTAATTTATTAACTGATTTCGAGCTTGAGTCCCTAATTGCCGATGAAACACGTCCGCGTTTAAGCAAAGTCACTAATGGTAATATGCTGTTTTTGCGTGGAGTTAATCTAAACCCTGCGCAAAGCCCTGAAGACATGGTCTCGTTACGCTTATTTATCAACGAAAATATACTCATAACAACGCGCAAACGCCGTTTACTATCGGTGCAAGATGTTGTTGAATCATTTGCTGACAGTAATGGCCCAATCTCAATTTCTGAACTAGTTTGCCAATTGGCACAAAACCTAACCTCGCGTATGCAAGCTGTTATCGACAGTTTAGATGACACACTCGATGGCTTTGAAGATGAAATTGATGAACCAAACAAGGGCTTTGATCATCAATCATTAGCGCAAATTCGCCGCCAAACAATCGCGTTAAAACGTTATCTAAGGCCACAAAAAGAAGCCCTTATTACTTTGTTAAACAACAAGTATAAGTGGTTAGATGAAGACGATAAGGCACGCTTAAACGAAACAACCAATATGTTGATCCGTTACTTAGAAGAGCTAGATAGCTCAATTGAACGCGCGCAAATTATTCAACAAGCGATTACTAGCCAAGTGTCTGAGCAACTAAACCAGCGCATGTATGTGATGTCGGTGGTTGCAGCACTGTTTTTACCACTTGGCTTTTTAACTGGCTTACTAGGTGTAAACGTAGGCGGTATACCGGGCACTGAAAGCCCTTACGCATTTAGCTTTTTTATTATTTTCTTGGTGGTGCTTACCGTCGGGATTGGCATTTACTTTAAAAATAAGAAGTGGCTATAA
- a CDS encoding Rho-binding antiterminator, with amino-acid sequence MPYQPIACGDYDKYELWCMHKSLLHIALVSGEQLEGKAETLKILNPDGEHLILATKKGEHAVRLDLIKEVVEL; translated from the coding sequence ATGCCTTATCAGCCTATCGCCTGTGGCGACTATGATAAATACGAATTATGGTGCATGCATAAATCGCTATTACATATTGCCTTAGTATCTGGTGAACAATTAGAAGGAAAAGCTGAGACCCTTAAGATACTCAATCCCGATGGCGAGCACCTGATTTTGGCTACAAAAAAAGGCGAACATGCCGTTCGCCTTGATTTAATTAAAGAGGTTGTCGAGTTATAG
- a CDS encoding hybrid sensor histidine kinase/response regulator, with amino-acid sequence MIKANIPKNEKQRLEALYDYEIVDSEAEKVFDDLTTLASEICETPISLISLITPDRQWFKSKVGLDADETNREIAFCSHAILEDDVFEVSNALEDERFSDNPLVLSDPNIRFYAGAQLETPGGFKIGTLCVIDKKPKTLNEHQKVALKILSREVISQLELRIKNKRLIEMSERKTEYLSNISHELRTPLNAIVGLSELILMHEKIADVDAEIRSHVDHICFSSKNLLDIINAVLDISKIEANKMELNEENINLTDLLTNIITLLKHKAEQSGVTLNEHFNFESCTLINIDSQKLSQILINVITNAIKFSGAGKCVDVTAFLRNEQLCIEVKDQGIGISEADLKLLFNKFAQVGKASTSQEGTGLGLSITKGLVELMAGNISISSDEGVGTTVNITLPYLLEISSAPILKSRSINQVTLSQRKALIVEDNKVNQVVIVSMLEKLNMTYEILDDANNVLSKLKNNHVDIILMDINLPGISGVEAAKLLKSNHIDIPILALTADVFLSSEDKSVFNGFLSKPLQLELLEQALLRVFNQETQ; translated from the coding sequence ATGATAAAAGCCAACATACCTAAAAATGAAAAGCAAAGGTTAGAAGCCCTTTACGACTATGAAATCGTAGACAGTGAAGCCGAAAAAGTATTTGACGACCTAACTACATTAGCATCTGAAATTTGTGAAACCCCTATATCATTGATTAGCTTGATTACGCCAGATCGCCAATGGTTTAAATCAAAAGTGGGCTTAGACGCTGATGAAACAAATCGAGAAATCGCTTTTTGTTCGCATGCGATTTTAGAGGATGATGTGTTTGAAGTATCAAATGCATTAGAGGATGAGCGCTTTTCAGATAACCCGCTAGTTTTAAGTGATCCTAATATACGGTTCTACGCAGGTGCTCAGTTGGAGACTCCGGGTGGGTTTAAAATAGGTACTTTGTGTGTTATTGATAAAAAACCTAAGACACTGAATGAGCATCAAAAAGTTGCTCTAAAAATTCTAAGTCGAGAAGTCATTAGTCAATTAGAGCTCAGAATAAAGAACAAACGACTAATTGAAATGAGTGAGCGTAAAACTGAGTATCTATCTAATATTTCACATGAATTAAGAACTCCACTCAATGCTATTGTCGGCTTATCTGAGCTAATTTTAATGCATGAAAAAATTGCCGATGTTGATGCTGAAATTCGTTCGCACGTGGATCACATTTGTTTTAGTAGTAAGAATTTGTTGGATATTATTAATGCTGTGCTTGATATAAGTAAAATCGAGGCCAACAAAATGGAGTTAAATGAGGAAAATATCAATTTAACCGATTTACTAACAAACATCATAACACTTCTCAAACATAAAGCTGAGCAGTCGGGTGTCACTTTAAATGAGCACTTTAACTTTGAATCTTGCACCTTAATAAACATTGATAGTCAAAAGCTCTCGCAGATCCTTATTAATGTTATTACCAATGCGATTAAATTTAGTGGCGCTGGCAAGTGTGTAGATGTGACAGCTTTTTTGCGAAATGAGCAGCTATGTATTGAAGTTAAAGATCAAGGGATTGGGATTTCAGAGGCAGATTTAAAATTATTATTTAATAAATTTGCGCAAGTTGGGAAGGCTAGTACATCACAAGAGGGAACAGGGTTAGGGCTTTCGATTACCAAAGGACTGGTTGAGTTAATGGCTGGCAACATTTCTATTTCTAGTGATGAGGGGGTTGGCACTACTGTAAATATAACACTTCCGTATTTACTCGAAATATCGAGTGCTCCTATATTGAAAAGTAGGTCAATAAACCAAGTCACTTTAAGCCAACGCAAAGCGTTAATTGTAGAAGACAATAAAGTGAATCAAGTTGTAATAGTTTCAATGCTAGAAAAGCTCAATATGACGTATGAAATTCTTGATGATGCAAACAATGTGCTTTCGAAATTAAAGAACAATCATGTTGATATAATTTTAATGGATATTAATTTACCTGGGATTAGCGGTGTTGAGGCTGCAAAGCTTTTAAAATCTAATCACATTGATATTCCTATTCTAGCTCTTACTGCTGATGTATTCTTAAGTTCAGAAGATAAGTCGGTGTTTAACGGCTTTTTATCTAAGCCCCTGCAATTAGAGTTGCTCGAACAGGCGTTGCTTAGAGTGTTTAATCAAGAGACTCAGTAA
- a CDS encoding pirin family protein, which translates to MSIQSEHVISDCKQLDSCGAIKMVLMPKDKDLGGFSVRRTLPTAKLKTIGPWIFFDHMGPATFQAGTGIDVRPHPHIGIATVTYLFSGDILHRDSLGSEQSIKPGDINLMVAGRGIVHSERERDEVRNSTHNIEGLQLWLALPEVAQETSPEFHHYPATSIPKTVIDDVSVTVMIGAAYGVESPVKTFSETLYIEAEIKQGQSLVLPNTSELGVYVVKGDMQCRDTHIPMHAMAVFDSPQGIKLTANQNSRIAMVGGKSLGKRYIEWNFVSTSKDRIEEAKKAWQSKEFPDVVGDEKEFIPLP; encoded by the coding sequence ATGAGTATCCAATCAGAGCATGTAATAAGTGATTGCAAACAGCTAGACTCATGTGGCGCCATTAAAATGGTATTAATGCCAAAAGATAAAGATCTCGGTGGTTTCTCTGTAAGGCGAACCTTACCTACGGCAAAACTTAAAACCATTGGCCCATGGATTTTCTTTGATCATATGGGGCCTGCAACATTTCAAGCAGGTACTGGCATTGATGTTCGTCCTCACCCACATATTGGTATTGCTACCGTTACCTACTTATTTTCTGGTGACATATTGCACCGTGACTCGTTAGGTAGTGAACAGTCTATCAAACCCGGTGATATAAACTTGATGGTAGCAGGTCGTGGTATTGTACACTCAGAACGAGAACGAGATGAGGTACGTAACTCGACACATAATATTGAAGGCTTACAGCTTTGGTTGGCACTTCCTGAAGTAGCTCAAGAAACCTCACCTGAATTTCATCATTACCCTGCCACTAGTATCCCAAAAACAGTTATAGACGACGTCTCAGTTACTGTCATGATAGGAGCAGCTTATGGCGTTGAATCACCAGTAAAAACTTTTTCAGAGACTTTATATATTGAAGCGGAAATAAAACAAGGGCAATCACTTGTTTTACCTAATACAAGTGAGCTTGGTGTCTACGTAGTTAAAGGGGATATGCAATGTAGAGATACTCATATACCTATGCATGCGATGGCAGTATTTGATAGCCCACAGGGTATTAAACTAACAGCTAACCAAAACAGCCGTATAGCAATGGTAGGCGGCAAAAGCTTAGGTAAACGTTACATTGAGTGGAACTTTGTTTCTACAAGCAAAGACCGTATAGAAGAGGCTAAAAAAGCTTGGCAAAGTAAAGAATTTCCAGACGTGGTTGGTGATGAGAAGGAGTTTATTCCATTGCCCTAA
- a CDS encoding helix-turn-helix domain-containing protein — MSLMSTEQVAEFLGVKVERVKRLAREHLLISKSQDDKGEPLFDPEDVKKYKELAERIGGL, encoded by the coding sequence ATGAGTTTAATGTCTACAGAGCAAGTCGCGGAGTTTTTAGGTGTAAAAGTCGAACGCGTAAAACGTCTTGCCCGCGAGCATTTACTGATCTCGAAATCACAAGATGACAAAGGTGAACCTTTGTTTGATCCAGAAGACGTAAAAAAATATAAAGAACTTGCCGAGCGAATTGGCGGTCTTTAA
- a CDS encoding phosphotransferase family protein gives MKTEQQIYALFTRFNSRLVITSISPLVEGLSNDNYLVKTASQDFLVKHYRDHWPAIGLAAQAHFAKQSCCPAPIWLEQATDTAIFEYVAGSIASGEFCSSLLPDLVNLHRYPVLTEPMDIAYEINYYQRTARYQQHAELINQSLAYIASAPKDMGFCHNDLVKENIIVNESGMFLIDFEYAKSNDVYFDLAALVVSFALNDEQQLALLKRYQALVCEHHEFYLSVEKLAAFHALFLLLCICWYEQRGAMDKVAPLLTQLNHFIEKAKN, from the coding sequence ATGAAAACTGAGCAACAAATTTACGCGCTTTTTACGCGCTTCAACTCACGTTTAGTTATCACCTCAATCAGCCCGCTGGTTGAGGGACTAAGCAATGATAACTACCTAGTTAAAACAGCAAGCCAAGATTTTTTGGTTAAGCACTATCGCGACCACTGGCCGGCGATTGGCCTTGCAGCGCAAGCGCATTTTGCAAAGCAAAGCTGCTGCCCAGCCCCTATTTGGTTAGAACAAGCAACCGATACGGCTATTTTCGAATACGTGGCAGGCAGCATTGCCAGCGGTGAATTTTGTAGTAGCTTATTGCCCGACTTAGTTAATTTACACCGTTACCCTGTGCTTACTGAACCGATGGATATTGCCTACGAAATTAATTATTACCAGCGAACAGCGCGCTATCAGCAACATGCTGAGCTAATTAACCAGTCACTGGCTTATATTGCTTCAGCGCCTAAAGACATGGGCTTTTGTCATAATGATTTAGTGAAAGAAAATATCATTGTGAATGAGTCGGGTATGTTTTTAATCGACTTTGAATATGCCAAAAGTAACGATGTTTACTTTGACTTAGCTGCGTTGGTGGTGAGCTTTGCGTTAAATGATGAGCAGCAACTGGCGTTACTTAAACGTTACCAAGCGTTAGTGTGCGAACATCACGAGTTTTACTTATCAGTTGAAAAGCTCGCGGCATTTCATGCGCTGTTTTTGCTTTTATGTATTTGCTGGTATGAACAACGTGGTGCGATGGATAAAGTGGCGCCACTGCTAACACAGCTTAACCACTTCATAGAAAAAGCTAAAAATTAA
- the pnuC gene encoding nicotinamide riboside transporter PnuC: MEFLSETFSGFTAMSHWEYIAVALSMAYLLLAIKESLWCWPAAFVSTFIYTVMYWNGALLMESLLNFYYMYMAVYGWVVWRRGMNNKDHLPIISWSLQRHAVILLATSLASVAIGFVMTNYTHADFAYLDSFTTCFAVVTTYLVAKKVLENWLYWIVIDAASMYLYFEKGYYPTLVLFVFYTIMAAWGFKTWYEEYEQHQAKPLAQL; this comes from the coding sequence ATGGAATTTTTAAGCGAAACCTTCTCTGGCTTTACTGCCATGTCGCATTGGGAATATATTGCTGTTGCCTTATCGATGGCGTATTTACTGTTAGCGATTAAAGAAAGCTTATGGTGTTGGCCAGCCGCGTTTGTGAGCACCTTTATTTATACCGTAATGTACTGGAATGGCGCACTGTTGATGGAGTCGCTACTTAATTTTTACTACATGTATATGGCGGTATATGGTTGGGTGGTTTGGCGCAGGGGCATGAATAATAAAGATCATTTGCCCATTATTTCATGGTCGTTACAGCGTCATGCGGTGATTTTGCTTGCCACCTCATTGGCCTCAGTTGCCATTGGTTTTGTGATGACCAATTACACGCACGCTGATTTTGCTTATTTAGACAGCTTTACTACCTGTTTTGCGGTGGTGACAACCTACCTTGTTGCCAAGAAGGTACTGGAAAACTGGTTGTACTGGATTGTGATTGATGCAGCATCTATGTACCTATACTTTGAAAAAGGGTATTACCCAACCTTAGTACTTTTCGTGTTTTACACCATTATGGCCGCGTGGGGCTTTAAAACCTGGTATGAAGAATACGAGCAGCATCAGGCTAAGCCGCTTGCACAGCTATAG
- a CDS encoding YkoF family thiamine/hydroxymethylpyrimidine-binding protein, whose product MKLSVEISKYPLHQDYIPFIKGFIDRVNSYEGLKVITNTLSTQIFGDYDLVMSVLNTEIKRSYEEFGKAIFVCKFLHGDLSPSED is encoded by the coding sequence ATGAAACTTTCAGTAGAGATCAGTAAGTACCCACTACATCAAGACTACATTCCGTTTATCAAAGGTTTTATTGACCGTGTAAACAGTTACGAAGGTCTTAAAGTGATCACCAACACCTTATCTACTCAGATTTTTGGTGATTATGATTTAGTGATGTCTGTACTTAATACTGAAATCAAACGTTCTTATGAAGAGTTTGGTAAAGCTATTTTCGTCTGTAAATTCTTACATGGTGACTTGTCGCCTAGCGAAGACTAA
- a CDS encoding DUF2960 domain-containing protein produces MARRITYKFKNQPREINFAKDKYRDMYHAIAAAEGIDLTNYLKMEQQVEMTSKGSAAVRNFRDQEFARMGFSDVYFIKE; encoded by the coding sequence ATGGCACGCCGCATCACTTACAAATTTAAGAACCAGCCTCGCGAAATCAATTTTGCAAAAGATAAATACCGCGATATGTACCATGCCATTGCTGCGGCTGAAGGCATTGATTTAACTAATTACTTAAAGATGGAACAACAAGTCGAAATGACTTCAAAAGGCTCTGCAGCAGTACGTAACTTTCGTGACCAAGAATTCGCACGAATGGGTTTCAGTGACGTGTATTTTATTAAAGAGTAA
- the alr gene encoding alanine racemase — translation MRLAIAEINLKALAHNLAQVKRFAPGCKVMAVLKANAYGHGLVKIAQYLNDADAFAVARIDEALALRAGGLTKPIVLLEGFFHKDDLPILLANNFQTIIHDENQLATLENTSLDAPIACWLKVNTGMHRLGIAPSQFESFYSRLKASPNARDDIKLMTHFSCADDINDEKTAQQIALFDSLADGKSEQHCLANSAGIIAWPKGHGEWVRPGLMLYGVSPMLNGVGQQHGLEPVMRLTTRVIAIRDVDADQCVGYGGRWHSDKPTKLAVVAMGYGDGYPRHAEQGTPVIIKSQRYGIVGSVAMDMITVDIGDNHDNIKVGDEVIMWGPELPVEEIAQCATTIPYELLCNITPRVSYEYKE, via the coding sequence ATGCGCTTAGCCATTGCCGAAATCAACCTAAAAGCACTTGCTCATAATTTAGCACAAGTGAAGCGCTTTGCGCCTGGTTGCAAAGTAATGGCAGTGCTTAAAGCCAATGCTTATGGCCATGGCTTAGTTAAAATTGCTCAATACCTAAATGATGCCGATGCATTTGCGGTTGCTCGAATAGACGAAGCGTTAGCGCTACGTGCAGGTGGACTGACAAAACCGATTGTATTGCTTGAAGGTTTTTTTCATAAAGATGATTTACCTATCTTACTTGCCAATAACTTTCAAACCATTATTCATGATGAAAATCAGCTCGCAACGCTTGAAAATACAAGCCTTGATGCACCAATTGCGTGTTGGTTAAAGGTGAATACGGGTATGCATCGATTGGGTATTGCGCCATCGCAATTTGAGTCTTTCTACAGTCGCTTAAAAGCAAGCCCAAATGCCCGTGATGACATTAAGTTAATGACGCATTTCTCGTGCGCCGATGACATCAATGATGAAAAGACCGCTCAGCAAATTGCCTTATTTGATTCACTGGCAGATGGCAAAAGTGAGCAGCATTGTCTTGCAAACTCTGCTGGCATTATTGCTTGGCCAAAAGGCCATGGTGAGTGGGTGCGCCCTGGCTTGATGCTGTATGGCGTATCGCCAATGCTCAATGGCGTAGGGCAACAGCACGGACTAGAGCCTGTTATGCGTTTAACAACGCGAGTTATCGCGATACGCGATGTCGATGCCGATCAGTGTGTTGGCTATGGTGGACGCTGGCACAGCGATAAACCGACTAAGCTTGCGGTAGTTGCGATGGGCTACGGTGATGGTTATCCACGTCATGCTGAGCAGGGCACACCGGTTATTATTAAGTCGCAGCGCTATGGTATTGTTGGCAGTGTGGCGATGGATATGATCACGGTCGATATTGGTGATAACCACGACAATATCAAAGTAGGAGATGAGGTGATCATGTGGGGGCCTGAGCTTCCCGTTGAAGAGATTGCCCAGTGCGCAACTACCATTCCTTACGAGTTACTGTGTAATATCACCCCACGTGTAAGCTACGAGTATAAAGAGTAA